From a single Ciconia boyciana chromosome 4, ASM3463844v1, whole genome shotgun sequence genomic region:
- the CPLX4 gene encoding complexin-4, producing MAFLMKSMLSNQVKNLGLGGGGEESKEESTPSDPAAAAGMTREEYEEYQKQVVEEKMERDAAFAQKKAERACLRVHLREKYRLPKSELDENQIQMAGDDVGLPEDLQKMVAEDQVEEEDKDSILGQLQNIQNMDMDAIKEKAQATFTEMKQAAEQKCSVM from the exons atggCCTTTCTAATGAAAAGTATGTTGAGCAACCAGGTAAAGAATTTGGGACTtggaggtggaggggaagaaagcaaagaagaaagcactCCTTCTgatccagcagcagctgcaggaatgACCAGAGAGGAGTATGAGGAATATCAAAAGCAAGTGGTTGAGGAGAA GATGGAAAGAGATGCagcatttgcacagaaaaaagcagagcGAGCCTGTCTGAGGGTTCATCTGAGAGAGAAGTACAGACTCCCTAAG AGTGAATTGGATGAGAACCAAATACAGATGGCTGGAGATGATGTGGGTTTGCCAGAAGACCTTCAGAAGATGGTGGCAGAAGATCaggtggaggaagaggacaaGGACTCTATCCTGGGACAGCTGCAGAACATCCAGAATATGGACATGGATGCGATCAAAGAAAAGGCACAAGCCACCTTCACCGAAATGAAACAGGCTGCGGAGCAGAAATGTTCTGTGATGTAG